The genomic stretch ATAGAGAGGTGAAAGAAACAAACCAATGACTGGAAAAAGAAATAATAAAACCTTTGTATTTTCACTGAAATAAAATTGAAGTCCTGAAATAATAATCAGCAAAAAGATAATCATCATTACGCAGAACATAAAATATTTTGATAATGAAAAACGCTGAATAATCTTTGATGTAATCGTTCTGCCTGTGTAGGAAAAGAGTGCCAGAAATGAAGATGCCTGAAGTGCGAAGAAAGAATTTACCTTTAAATGATCTTTGTAAAATGATGGAAGCCAGGAATTAAAGCTTTGCTCGATGAAAATAATAAAAAAACTTACTGCAAAGAAAAGAATGATGGTTTTTTTACCAAATCCTGACAAGTCAGGAAAGATTCTCGTGGTTTTGTTTTCCGGTTCTGCAATTTTAATTTTCGAAAAAAGATAAACCGTAAAAAAAGAAATCAGAGAAATAGACATGAAACCAAATTTCCAATATTCACCAAACTGACTGGAAATTAACCACCCAAAACCGGTATTGACTGTAAAAATACCAATCATAAAAGAGGCTTCAACACTATTCATGGTTTGGGCTAAAGATTTTTCTTCGGTCATATTATTTCGAATGATACCATAAACACATATTTTCCCTATCGCAAAACAGGTTCCGATAATGGCAAACCATAATTTGAAAAACCAAAATACTTCAACAAATGGTAAAAACAATGAGCAGGTTCCAACGAGCATCAAAGCAAATATCAGTGATTTTTTGGTTCCGAAACGGCTTATAAAATTAACAGCAAAAAGTGAAAATATAGCAATCGGTATATCTTTAAAAGATTCTAAAAAACCCAGCTTATCGTAGGTAATATTTTGCTCCGAAAGCTGAAGAATTACAATCCCCATACAATTTAAAACCATCGAAAAAATAAGGAAAGTTAGTTTCAGCGGAAGTGCAATATTGGGTTGTTTGGCTGCCATTTTAGGGAATTTATACAAGCCGTATTTTAACAAATCATGAATTATTTATTAAGTTCAACAGCCTTTGATTGCCCAAAAATAGTGGAAATATTAAAATATTTATTAAAAAAATGTTAATTATTAAAAAAAAAATATATTTTTATTGTCTCAATTTGAGAATTAAAAAACTAACTATATATGAATGTAAAAATATCAAAGAGTCTAGGGTTGGTTGCTGTACTATATTTTACTGCAAATTTCAATGCCCAAAGCACGGCTACTGATACTATTTCTAGAGAGCAAAAAATCGAGGAAGTAGTAATGATTGGTTACGGTACTCAGAAAAAGAGTAATGTAACAGGAGCTATCTCAAGCTTAAAAGCCTCGGATATTGAAGATATCCCTACCGGAAGGCCAGAGCAAGTTTTACAAGGTAGAGCTGCAGGTGTTTCTGTAATATCAAACTCCGGACAACCAGGATCCGCTGCAACAGTAAGAGTTCGTGGTATTACCAGTTTTGGAGCAGGTAGTAATGATCCTCTCTGGGTTGTAGATGGAATTGTCGTAGACAATATCGAATGGCTGAACCAAGCTGACATCGAAGGAATGGAAATTCTAAAAGATGGTGCTTCTGCTGCTATATATGGTGTTTCTGCTGCCAAAGGTGTTATTCTTATTACGACTAAAAAAGGAGCTAAGGGAAAGCTAAACCTGAACTATAACGGTTTTTTTGGTGTAGGAACAGCAGCACGAAAGCTAGATTTACTTAATGCTTCTCAATATGGTACGATTATGAATGAAGCGAGTGTAAATGATGGAGGATCTGCTATTTTTGCTAATCCTGGATCTTTAGGTATGGGAACAGATTGGCAAGATGTTATTTTCAACAGCGCACAAAGACAATCTCATGAATTCAGTATAAGTGGTGGAAGCGATAAATCTACTTTTTTTACATCTTTCGGATACTATGATCAAGAAGGTATTGTAATGAGAGATATTTCGAATTACAAAAGAATCAACGCTAGATTTAACTCAACACATAAAATTTTTGAATTTTTAACAGTCGGGCAAACCTTTGCATATACACATAAAAAATCAGCTGGAATTAATGCGAACGGTGAATTTGGAGGTCCTTTAAGTTCAGCAATTAATCTTGACCCGACAACTCCGATTTTGGTAAACAGTATTTCTCAGCAACCTTTTCCGAGCGATTATTCAAACCAATATATTATAAAAGACCCTAAAACAGGAATGCCTTTCGGTATCTCACATTACGTAAACCAGGAAATGTCTAATCCGCTTGCTTTTCAGCAAACTCAATTGGGAAGATATAACTGGGGCGATGATTTTGTAGGAAATGTTTTTGCTGATTTAAAATTTTTAGATCATTTTAACTTTAAAACAACAGTTAATGGTAAACTTTCTTATTGGGGACAACAAGGTTTTACACCATTATTTTATTTAAGCCCTTCATATAAAAACGATACGTTTAATAGTTTATTCAGACAAACAGATAAGAAATTTGAATGGAGTACAGAAAATACTATTACTTATCAGAACAAATTTGGCGGTCATAATTTAAGTGTTTTATTGGGTCAGGGTTATTATGAGTACAATATCTCTTCAGGTCAAAATGTTACCTATACAAACCTTCCTGTAAATAATTGGGAAGATGCTTCTTTTAATTTTGAGATCCCACAAGCAAACAGAAGTACAAATGCCTGGGATGGAAAAGAAACTCATAAAACGTCTTATTTTGCAAGAATTATTTATGACTACGAAAATAAGTACCTTTTTACAGGAACTATGCGTAGAGATGGATCTTCGAAGTTT from Chryseobacterium indoltheticum encodes the following:
- a CDS encoding MFS transporter; the encoded protein is MAAKQPNIALPLKLTFLIFSMVLNCMGIVILQLSEQNITYDKLGFLESFKDIPIAIFSLFAVNFISRFGTKKSLIFALMLVGTCSLFLPFVEVFWFFKLWFAIIGTCFAIGKICVYGIIRNNMTEEKSLAQTMNSVEASFMIGIFTVNTGFGWLISSQFGEYWKFGFMSISLISFFTVYLFSKIKIAEPENKTTRIFPDLSGFGKKTIILFFAVSFFIIFIEQSFNSWLPSFYKDHLKVNSFFALQASSFLALFSYTGRTITSKIIQRFSLSKYFMFCVMMIIFLLIIISGLQFYFSENTKVLLFLFPVIGLFLSPLYPVINSKMIAKIEKNKINTFTSLIVSVSSISSSINSISISILFKNQILTYYSLYILGAVIMVSVLAYSYFKLSSDRI
- a CDS encoding SusC/RagA family TonB-linked outer membrane protein, encoding MNVKISKSLGLVAVLYFTANFNAQSTATDTISREQKIEEVVMIGYGTQKKSNVTGAISSLKASDIEDIPTGRPEQVLQGRAAGVSVISNSGQPGSAATVRVRGITSFGAGSNDPLWVVDGIVVDNIEWLNQADIEGMEILKDGASAAIYGVSAAKGVILITTKKGAKGKLNLNYNGFFGVGTAARKLDLLNASQYGTIMNEASVNDGGSAIFANPGSLGMGTDWQDVIFNSAQRQSHEFSISGGSDKSTFFTSFGYYDQEGIVMRDISNYKRINARFNSTHKIFEFLTVGQTFAYTHKKSAGINANGEFGGPLSSAINLDPTTPILVNSISQQPFPSDYSNQYIIKDPKTGMPFGISHYVNQEMSNPLAFQQTQLGRYNWGDDFVGNVFADLKFLDHFNFKTTVNGKLSYWGQQGFTPLFYLSPSYKNDTFNSLFRQTDKKFEWSTENTITYQNKFGGHNLSVLLGQGYYEYNISSGQNVTYTNLPVNNWEDASFNFEIPQANRSTNAWDGKETHKTSYFARIIYDYENKYLFTGTMRRDGSSKFAKAHHWGNFPAFSLGWNVSNENFWPENNVVNSFKLRGGYGVLGNDAIDDFQFANFLVPGSNYSFGDNSIHIGYAPSTLENPDLKWERTSQLNIAADFKLFKNFDLSVDVYRKKTSDILRRINIPGYLGLINNPWRNIGDMNNDGVEVSLGYKKSWDDFGISANANFGYLKNEITRLEDNKIYENFASFQSMGAVSRLQVGNPYGSFFGYQNMGIFQNQAEVDAYKNANGALIQPNAKPGDFKRLDANGDGKIDESDYVYLGNSVPKYTFGFTLNFNYKNFDLMVFAQGQAGNKIFQGLRRLDMQYANYQTSILDRWVGEGTSDSTPRMTMNDPNQNLTRMSDYYLQDGSYLRLKLVSLGYTLPKDVSRTFGANKVRFYVTGENLVTFTKYTGYDPEIAGGDTFGIDRAYYPQARTFLFGANIQF